A single Flavobacterium sp. 1 DNA region contains:
- a CDS encoding Crp/Fnr family transcriptional regulator has protein sequence MHQNLLSYINRYASLPLTNEEEALIVATFQPKKFRKKQYFLQEGDICKYAGFIVKGAMRQYSVDDKGGEHIVQLFIENYWANDRESSTMLTPSVYNIDAWEDTDILLITRADMLDLMAKIPAMAEMIRLMDERNAIANQRRLNSTISNTAEKRYEEFAKNHAQFIQRFPQHLIASFLGITKETLSRIRKQAIK, from the coding sequence ATGCATCAAAATCTGTTATCTTACATAAACCGATATGCTTCTTTACCTCTTACTAACGAAGAAGAAGCTTTAATCGTAGCGACTTTTCAACCCAAAAAGTTCAGAAAAAAACAATACTTTTTGCAAGAAGGAGATATATGCAAATACGCTGGTTTTATTGTAAAAGGGGCTATGCGCCAATACAGTGTTGATGATAAAGGAGGAGAACATATTGTACAGCTATTCATTGAAAACTACTGGGCAAATGACCGTGAAAGCTCTACTATGCTTACACCATCTGTTTATAATATTGATGCTTGGGAAGATACAGATATACTTCTTATAACCAGAGCCGATATGCTGGATTTAATGGCAAAAATACCTGCAATGGCGGAAATGATACGCTTAATGGATGAAAGAAATGCTATTGCTAACCAACGAAGATTAAATTCTACTATCAGCAATACTGCAGAAAAACGCTATGAAGAATTTGCCAAAAATCACGCTCAATTTATTCAACGATTTCCGCAACACCTTATTGCTTCTTTTTTAGGCATAACCAAAGAAACGTTGAGCCGAATTAGAAAGCAAGCCATAAAGTAA